In the genome of Natronolimnobius sp. AArcel1, the window ACCCGATACCCTATAACACTATCGGCGTTCACTGGGAGCGGGGGTTCGATATCGACAGCGAGCACGTTCGCCGGTTGCCGTACTCGCGCTCGGCGACGATCGCCGAGGGCGCGGTACCGGCACACGGAACGATCACGCGGTCGCCGGGTCAGTGTATCGTCGAACCCACTCGAGAGAGGGCGCAAGCGGCTTCACCGTTCCCCAGCCCCAGTCTTCGCGTTGGCGTTCGCACGGGATGTGCGGAGCTTCCCACGGCCGCGGGCAGACGTCTTTCCACACCAGGACAGACGCGTACCCAACCGTTGAGCCGTACATTCCTGGTGTCGAGCGATCCGGCTCGCCGTCACTCGAGAGCAGCGTCCCCTGTGCAACGACGTAGGAGTTCGGACCCCACTCGTCGACGGCGTACTCGAGGATCGCCTCCGCCGCGGCCCCCTCGACTACCATCGACTCGAGAGCGCGGCCGTGTTCGTCGGCCGCTGGGCTGCTGGTTCGTCAGCATACCCCGTCTCGAGGTCGTCGACGACGTAGAGCATCGTGATGTCGGCATCCGGAAAGGCAGGGAGCGCGTACTCGAGCCCCGCCTTCGTGACGCGATCAAACGCCTCAACCCGTGGATCAACGAGAACAACCTGAACAAGGTTGTCCGTGAGATCCAGCAGGTCACCGGGACGAGCACGATGCACGAGAACGAGCAGATCCACGAGAAACTCGTTCGGCACACGTCGGTCAAACAGGACCGCGGTCACGGGCTGAAACACCAGACGGTCGAGTACATCGACTACGAAACCCTCGAGAACAACGACTTCTTCGCGCTCAACCAGTTCCGCGTCGAGGGACAACGGGAGACGATCAAACCCGACATAGTTCTCTTCGTCAACGGCATCCCGCTCGGCGTCATCGAGTGCAAGTCACCAACCATCGCGGAGCCGAGAAGCGAGGCCCTCGAGCAACTCCAGCGCTACCAGAACGTCCGCGAGCCGACGGCCACAGAGGGCGCTGAAGAGCTATTCCGGTACAACCAGTTCTCCGTGGCGACGTGGTACGAGGGCGCGGTGATGGGAACCTATGGAACGCCAAAGAACCAGTACAAGCCGTGGCGCGATCCCTACCCCGTCGACGACGACTATCTCGAGGACCTATTCGACCTCGAGGGCTACGTGCCCCCACAGCACCGGATGCTGTACGCGCTGTTCGAACCCGAGCGACTGCTCGATCTTCTCCGGCACTTCACGGTCTTCGAGAACAACCAGACCGGTCGCGTGAAACTCGTCGCCCGATACCAGCAGTATCGCGCTGTCCAAAAGGCACTCGAGCGGATCCGAAAGCGCCACCGACGCGAAACCCCCGGCGGCGTCATCTGGCACACACAGGGGTCGGGCAAGTCGCTCACAATGCTCTTTCTCGGGCTCAAACTCCGCCGGGAAATGGCCGACCCAACGCTCTTGCTCGTCACCGACCGGCAGGCACTCGATGACCAGATCCACGCGACCTTTGAGCGCTGTGGGTTCCCGAACCCAAAAAAGGCCGATGGGATCGAGGATCTCCGCGAAAAGCTCAGCGCCAACGCTGGCGAGACGATCACCACACTAATCCAAAAGTTCCAGCTTCAGGAGGATGAAGCGGGTGACTTCCCGATTCTCTCGCGTGACGAGGACATCTACGTGATGGTCGACGAAGCCCACCGGACCCAGTACAAGCACCTCGCAAACAACATGCGTACGGCATTACCCAACGCCTTCTACGTCGGATTCACCGGCACGCCGATTGAAAAAGAAGAGCGTGACACTCGCCAGACCTTCGGCAACTACATCCACACCTACACCATCGACCAGTCGCTCGAGGATGACACCACCGTCGAAATCCTCTATCAGGGCCTGCTCGCGGACATGCACCTCGAGGGCGAGACTATCGACACGATGTTCGACCGTGTCTTTGCTGACTACACGGAAGAAGAGAAAGCAGAAATCAAGAAGCGCTACGCGAAGACACAGGACCTCGCTGAAGCCGAGTCGCGCATCGAACGCGTTACGCTGGACATCATCGACCATTACGAGAACAAAATCGCGGACACGTTCAAGGGGATGGTCGTCACGACCAGCAAGCGTGCGGCGATCACCTACAAGGAGAAACTCGACGAGTTCAACGGCCCAGAGTCACGTGTCGTGGTGTCTCACGATCATAACGACCCCGAAGACATCAAGAAGTGGGCACCCTCCGACGCCGAACTCTCGGAGTACAAAGACTCGTTCGTCGATCCCGACGGAGAGGTTGAGTTGCTTGTCGTCTGTGACATGCTGCTTACGGGCTTCGACGCGCCGGTCGCGCAGGTAATGTATCTCGATAAGCCGCTGAAAGAGCACAACCTGCTACAGGCAATCGCCCGCGTCAACCGACCGTTCACCGATAAAAACTACGGACTGATCATCGACTACTACGGCGTCTCGAACGAACTCAAAGAGGCACTTGCGATGTTCAGCGCCGAAGACGTCGAACGTGCGATGGTCCCGCTCAAGGACAAAGAGAAAGACCTCGAAGCAGCCCATCGAAAGACGGTGATCTTCTTCGAAAATCTCGAGGACATCGAGGCATGTCTTCAGACCCTCGAGCCCGAAGACACCCGCATTGAGTTCAACAACGCGTTCAAGCGCTTTTCGAAGCTCATGGATATCGTCCTGCTCGATCCCATGGCGAACCCCTACAAGGACGACCTCGAGCAACTGAGCGAGATCTACGCTCGCGCAAAGGAACGCTATCGCGACGAGGAAATGAACCTCGAGGGCACAGGTGAGCAGGTTCGTGACCTAATCCACAAGCACATCCGTTCGACCGGGATCGAGGTGCTGAACGACGAGCCCGTCTCGGTGATGGACCGAGG includes:
- a CDS encoding type I restriction endonuclease subunit R, with protein sequence MKRLNPWINENNLNKVVREIQQVTGTSTMHENEQIHEKLVRHTSVKQDRGHGLKHQTVEYIDYETLENNDFFALNQFRVEGQRETIKPDIVLFVNGIPLGVIECKSPTIAEPRSEALEQLQRYQNVREPTATEGAEELFRYNQFSVATWYEGAVMGTYGTPKNQYKPWRDPYPVDDDYLEDLFDLEGYVPPQHRMLYALFEPERLLDLLRHFTVFENNQTGRVKLVARYQQYRAVQKALERIRKRHRRETPGGVIWHTQGSGKSLTMLFLGLKLRREMADPTLLLVTDRQALDDQIHATFERCGFPNPKKADGIEDLREKLSANAGETITTLIQKFQLQEDEAGDFPILSRDEDIYVMVDEAHRTQYKHLANNMRTALPNAFYVGFTGTPIEKEERDTRQTFGNYIHTYTIDQSLEDDTTVEILYQGLLADMHLEGETIDTMFDRVFADYTEEEKAEIKKRYAKTQDLAEAESRIERVTLDIIDHYENKIADTFKGMVVTTSKRAAITYKEKLDEFNGPESRVVVSHDHNDPEDIKKWAPSDAELSEYKDSFVDPDGEVELLVVCDMLLTGFDAPVAQVMYLDKPLKEHNLLQAIARVNRPFTDKNYGLIIDYYGVSNELKEALAMFSAEDVERAMVPLKDKEKDLEAAHRKTVIFFENLEDIEACLQTLEPEDTRIEFNNAFKRFSKLMDIVLLDPMANPYKDDLEQLSEIYARAKERYRDEEMNLEGTGEQVRDLIHKHIRSTGIEVLNDEPVSVMDRGEFDARLDTLESDEARASEMQHAVKHELNVRFDEDPVHYGSLRERVEDLIEKYRQERLSDREIIEELREVMDEMRSREQAARSKGLDDTTELSFYHALEDVLNATERDIDEEHLLELTGKFVTAAEQFVTIVEWKEKVNVQNKMRKQVKIELYKANLDLTDQERDELTNRVIQLARAHYE